The Micromonospora krabiensis genome window below encodes:
- a CDS encoding acetyl/propionyl/methylcrotonyl-CoA carboxylase subunit alpha — protein MRKVLIANRGEIAVRVIRACRDAGLGSVAVYADSDREALHATLADEAYALGGDTAADSYLRIDKLIDVAARSGADAVHPGYGFLSENADFAQAVLDAGLTWIGPTPQAIRDLGDKVTARHIAQRAGAPLVPGTPDPVGSADEVMAFAIDHGLPVAIKAAFGGGGRGLKVARTMEEIPQLFESATREAVAAFGRGECFVERYLDKPRHVEAQVLADQHGNVIVVGTRDCSLQRRHQKLVEEAPAPFLTAAQRAQIHDSAKAICREAGYHGAGTVEYLVGVDGTISFLEVNTRLQVEHPVTEETSGIDLVREQFRIADGEKLRITEDPTPRGHSIEFRINGEDPGRSFLPAPGTVTALRLPSGPGVRVDTGISAGDVIGGNFDSLLAKVIITGETRTEALERARRALDEMVVDGMATALPFHRLVVRDPAFTAEPFAVHTRWIETEFDNTVPPFTAAAGPAGEPAERETVVVEVGGKRLEVTLPAGLGAGTTTAAPAARKPARRGGGAKAGAQVSGDALTSPMQGTIVKIAVADGDTVAEGDLVVVLEAMKMEQPLHAHKAGTVSGLTAEVGAVITAGAAICTIA, from the coding sequence GTGCGCAAGGTACTCATCGCCAACCGCGGCGAGATCGCCGTCCGCGTCATTCGCGCCTGTCGCGACGCCGGTCTGGGCAGCGTCGCCGTCTACGCCGACTCGGACCGCGAGGCCCTGCACGCCACCCTCGCCGACGAGGCGTACGCGCTGGGTGGCGACACCGCCGCGGACAGCTACCTGCGCATCGACAAGCTCATCGACGTCGCTGCCCGGTCCGGTGCCGACGCCGTGCACCCCGGCTACGGGTTCCTCTCCGAGAACGCCGACTTCGCCCAGGCCGTCCTCGACGCCGGCTTGACCTGGATCGGCCCCACCCCGCAGGCGATCCGCGACCTCGGCGACAAGGTCACCGCCCGGCACATCGCGCAGCGCGCCGGCGCCCCGCTGGTCCCCGGCACCCCCGACCCGGTCGGCAGCGCCGACGAGGTGATGGCCTTCGCGATCGACCACGGCCTGCCGGTCGCCATCAAGGCGGCCTTCGGCGGCGGCGGGCGTGGCCTCAAGGTCGCCCGCACCATGGAGGAGATCCCGCAGCTCTTCGAGTCCGCGACTCGCGAGGCGGTAGCGGCGTTCGGCCGGGGCGAGTGCTTCGTCGAGCGCTACCTGGACAAGCCGCGGCACGTCGAGGCGCAGGTCCTCGCGGACCAGCACGGCAACGTCATCGTCGTGGGCACCCGCGACTGCTCGCTCCAGCGGCGGCACCAGAAGCTGGTGGAGGAGGCGCCCGCCCCGTTCCTCACCGCCGCCCAGCGGGCGCAGATCCACGACAGCGCCAAGGCGATCTGCCGCGAGGCCGGCTACCACGGCGCCGGCACGGTGGAGTACCTGGTCGGCGTGGACGGCACAATCTCCTTCCTGGAGGTCAACACGCGACTCCAGGTCGAACACCCGGTGACCGAGGAGACCTCCGGCATCGACCTGGTCCGGGAACAGTTCCGGATCGCCGACGGCGAGAAGCTCCGGATCACCGAGGACCCGACGCCGCGCGGGCACTCCATCGAGTTCCGCATCAACGGCGAGGACCCGGGCCGCAGCTTCCTTCCCGCGCCGGGCACCGTCACCGCGCTGCGGTTGCCCAGCGGCCCCGGCGTGCGGGTCGACACCGGCATCTCGGCCGGCGACGTGATCGGCGGGAACTTCGACTCGCTGCTCGCCAAGGTCATCATCACCGGGGAGACCCGCACGGAGGCCCTGGAGCGGGCCCGCCGGGCGCTGGACGAGATGGTGGTCGACGGCATGGCCACCGCGCTCCCGTTCCACCGCCTGGTGGTCCGCGACCCGGCGTTCACCGCCGAGCCGTTCGCCGTGCACACCCGGTGGATCGAGACCGAATTCGACAACACCGTGCCGCCGTTCACCGCCGCCGCCGGCCCCGCCGGGGAGCCGGCCGAACGCGAGACCGTCGTGGTCGAGGTGGGTGGCAAGCGGCTGGAGGTCACCCTCCCCGCCGGCCTCGGCGCGGGTACGACCACCGCCGCGCCGGCCGCCCGCAAGCCCGCCCGTCGGGGCGGCGGCGCGAAGGCCGGCGCCCAGGTCAGCGGTGACGCGCTCACCTCGCCGATGCAGGGCACCATCGTCAAGATCGCCGTGGCGGACGGGGACACCGTCGCCGAGGGCGACCTCGTCGTGGTGCTGGAGGCGATGAAGATGGAGCAGCCGCTGCACGCGCACAAGGCGGGCACGGTCAGCGGGCTGACCGCCGAGGTCGGCGCCGTGATCACCGCCGGCGCGGCGATCTGCACCATCGCCTGA
- a CDS encoding GuaB1 family IMP dehydrogenase-related protein has translation MRFLHGAVPAHDLTYTDVFMAPARSDLGSRLDVDLSTGDGTGTTVPLVVSNMTAVAGRRMAETVARRGAIAVIPQDIPIEVVANVVAWVKQRHLVYDTPITLGPTDTVGDAIHLLPKRSHGAVIVIDASGRPMGVVTEADTLGVDRFAQLRHVMSTELHTVPADADPRTGFDRLSAGRRRLAPVVDQDGRLVGVLTRQGALRATLYRPAVDDRGRLRIAAAIGINGDVSGKASALLEAGVDTLVVDTAHGHQERMISALRAVRKLDPPVPVAAGNVVTAEGVRDLVEAGADIVKVGVGPGAMCTTRMMTGVGRPQFSAVLDCAAAARALGRHVWADGGVRHPRDVALALAAGASNVMIGSWFAGTYESPGDLYTDPDGRRYKESFGMASARAVSARTADDSPYDRARKAVFEEGISTARMYLDPHRPGVEDLIDEIIAGVRSAFTYAGARNLPEFHERAVVGVQSAAGYTEGMPLPTSW, from the coding sequence GTGCGGTTCCTTCACGGCGCGGTCCCCGCGCACGACCTGACCTACACCGACGTCTTCATGGCGCCGGCCCGCTCCGACCTGGGCTCCCGCCTCGACGTCGACCTGTCCACCGGCGACGGGACCGGCACCACGGTCCCGCTGGTGGTGTCGAACATGACCGCGGTCGCCGGCCGCCGGATGGCCGAGACGGTGGCCCGGCGCGGTGCCATCGCGGTGATCCCGCAGGACATCCCGATCGAGGTCGTGGCAAACGTCGTGGCCTGGGTCAAACAGCGTCACCTGGTCTACGACACGCCCATCACGCTCGGCCCCACCGACACCGTCGGCGACGCGATCCACCTGCTGCCGAAGCGGTCGCACGGCGCGGTGATCGTGATCGACGCCTCCGGCCGACCGATGGGCGTGGTCACCGAGGCGGACACCCTGGGCGTGGACCGCTTCGCCCAGTTGCGCCACGTCATGTCCACCGAGTTGCACACCGTGCCGGCGGACGCGGACCCGCGTACCGGCTTCGACCGGCTCTCGGCCGGCCGGCGGCGGCTCGCCCCGGTTGTCGACCAGGACGGACGACTCGTCGGCGTGCTCACCCGGCAGGGCGCGCTGCGCGCCACCCTCTACCGCCCGGCCGTCGACGACCGGGGTCGGCTGCGGATCGCCGCGGCGATCGGCATCAACGGCGACGTCAGCGGCAAGGCCTCGGCCCTGCTGGAGGCGGGTGTGGACACGCTGGTGGTGGACACCGCGCACGGCCACCAGGAACGGATGATCTCGGCGCTGCGGGCGGTGCGGAAGCTGGACCCGCCGGTCCCGGTGGCGGCCGGCAACGTGGTCACCGCCGAGGGCGTACGCGACCTGGTCGAGGCGGGCGCCGACATCGTGAAGGTGGGCGTCGGCCCGGGCGCCATGTGCACCACCCGGATGATGACCGGTGTCGGGCGGCCGCAGTTCTCCGCCGTCCTCGACTGCGCGGCGGCGGCCCGGGCGCTCGGCCGGCACGTGTGGGCCGACGGCGGTGTGCGGCACCCGCGGGACGTGGCGCTGGCGCTCGCCGCCGGCGCCTCGAACGTGATGATCGGGTCCTGGTTCGCCGGCACCTACGAGTCGCCGGGCGACCTCTACACCGATCCCGACGGCCGGCGCTACAAGGAGAGCTTCGGAATGGCCTCGGCCCGGGCGGTCAGCGCCCGCACCGCCGACGACAGCCCCTACGACCGGGCCCGCAAGGCGGTCTTCGAGGAGGGCATCTCCACCGCCCGGATGTATCTCGACCCGCACCGCCCCGGCGTGGAGGACCTGATCGACGAGATCATCGCGGGCGTACGCAGCGCCTTCACGTACGCGGGCGCCCGCAACCTTCCGGAGTTCCACGAGCGGGCGGTGGTCGGGGTGCAGAGCGCGGCCGGCTACACCGAGGGGATGCCGCTGCCGACGAGCTGGTGA